The genomic segment GAAGGCATAAATGTGCATCGGGTACCAGTGGGACATAGTAATGACTTTTTTCACTGGATTGTCAATCTTAACCAAAGCATGGGTCATCACGGTGGTAAGTTAATTTTGGAGGAAGGGCCGTTTGATATTATCCATGCCCATGATTGGTTAGTGGGTGATGCTGCGATCGCCCTCAAGCATACTTTTAAAATCCCTTTAATTGCAACAATTCACGCCACAGAACATGGACGCTATAACGGCATTCATAACGATATTCAACGCTATATTCACGGCAAAGAAAACTTACTTGCTTTCGATGCTTGGCGCGTTATCGTTTGTACGGACTATATGCGCCGAGAGGTAGAACGCGCCCTCAGCAGCCCTTGGGATAAAATCGATGTGATTTATAACGGTATCCGTCCAGAGAAAAAACAGCATCACCAAGATTTTCACGCGCAAGATTTTCGCCGCCAATTTGCCGCAGATGGTGAAAAAATTGTTTACTATGTCGGGCGGATGACTTATGAAAAAGGTGTACCAGTATTATTAAATGCTGCACCCAAAGTTCTTGCAGAGATGGGTGGTTACGTCAAATTTGTGATTATTGGTGGCGGTAATACCGATCATCTTAAACGCCAAGCCACAGATTTAGGTATTTGGGAGAAATGCTACTTTACTGGTTTCTTATCTGATGAATACTTAGATAAATTTCAAACCATTGCCGACTGTGCTGTATTCCCTAGTTTTTATGAACCCTTTGGGATTGTGGCTTTAGAAAGCTTTGCATCGCGCGTACCCGTGGTAGTTTCTGACACGGGTGGTTTCCCGGAAGTTGTTCAGCATACCAAAACAGGTATCGTCACTGGGGTAAATGATCCTGATTCCTTAGCATGGGGAATTTTGGAGGTTTTGAAAAACCCCGGATATCGGCAATGGCTGGTAGATAACGCTTACGAAGATTTAGAACGCCGCTTTAGCTGGTCAAAACTAGCCCAGCAAACAGAGTCAGTTTATCAGCGAGTGGTGCAGGAGCGATCGCAAGTTATCTGGTAATTAAACACAGCGTAAAACTGAGCATACTGCCCCTAAACCAGAGAAAAAATGATTACTCTGGACTATTTGAGGTTAAAAAACATTACAAGACCTGTACGCTGGGAATTTCAAGCCTTCTGATGCGAGAGTAAACAGTAAATGCAGTTTGCTCTATAAAGTTAGTATGACGAAGGCATTCCCAGATATAGCAAAGTTCTGGAAGAATTTGGGAACTGTGTTGTTAAGAATGGGTGCCAGTTTAATAACCCGTCTTACAGCATACCTGAAACGCCACTTCATTGACAACACTGTTGATGTTGTTCCGCCCCTTTCCCACCTTCCTCGTCTAGCTGGCCCCGTACTAAATTTAGGCGGCGGTGGCCCTGATGTTGAGAAGGCTATTCAATGGATGATTGACCAAGTTCGTGGAGATACTAGTAGCAGCGCCAATAAAGTTGATGTGGTAGTTCTCCGCGCCTATGGCAGTGAAGATTACAATCATCTGATTTACGGTATGAGAGGTGTAAACTCAGTCAAAACACTCATCATTAGTAACCGCAATGATGCCAACCGCGAAGATATCGTCACCAAAGTTAGAAAAGCTGGCGTAGTTTTCTTTGCTGGGGGAGACCAATGTCAATATATCCGCAGTTGGAAAAACACCAAACTAGAAAACGCTGTGCGAGAAGTCTACGCCAGAGGCGGTGCAATTGGCGGGACGAGTGCAGGTGCAATGATTCACAGTGAGTATATCTACGATTCTTGTGCTTGCGAAGACAGCATAGAAACCAGAGAAATACTCGAAGACCCTTATCGAAATATCACCTTTTCTTATGATTTTTTTCAATGGGGTCATTTGCGCGGAACCATCATCGATACCCACTTTGATAGCCGCAAACGTATGGGTCGTATTATGGCTTTTATTGCGCGACAAATTCAGGATGGCAAAGCTAACCGCGTTTTAGGAATAGCTATTAGTGAGGAGACATCCCTTGTCATCGATAAATATGGTCTAGCCAAGGTGATGGGGAGAAACGCCGCCTACTTTGTCTTGGGCGACCACCCGCCGGAGATATGTAAACCCCGAACACCACTGACTTACCATGACTATAAAATTTGGCGGGTTCCCAGTGGCGATACATTCGACCTGAGAAACCCACCAAATCGGGGTTATTACTTTAGGAGTGTGAAGCGAGGGAGGTTTAATTCAGATCCCTATTGAGTGGGTGTGAGGGTGTGAGGGTGTAAGGGGGTGTGAGAGAAAGAAGTACTTTGTAGAGGGTCTGAGAACCTTTCTAATTGACTTGAAAGAGGGTGTAGGGGTTTAAGGGTATGGGGGTGTAGGGGAAGGATATCTTTCATCTATGACTGTGAAATTTTTTCACCAGGAATACCTTCTTCCTGCCTTCTGCTTTCCTTACACCCTTACACCCTTACACCCCTACACCCCAAGTTATTTAACTTACAACTTTGTCCCACACTCAGAACAGAAGTTATGGTTCGGTGCATTCATGCTACCGCAGTGACTACAACAAACAGGTTCTACAGAACTGGTTGGTGGTTGCTTGGGTAAACCGACCATTTGAGCGTTGCTCTTACCAGGGGCTACCATTGGATAGCAGTTTTCGTCTCTGGTGACGTGAACATTTAAGATGACAGGGCCGTTATGTGCCAACATTTCGGCGATCGCATCTTTTAATTGCTCCCGTTCTTTAACTACAATGCCTTTGATACCGTAAGCTTTCGCTAACAACTCAATATCTGGCATCCCGACTTCCATGTTGGAACAAGAGTAACGTTCGCCGTGGAAGGCTTGTTGCCACTGGCGCACCATTCCCTGCCAACCATTGT from the Aulosira sp. FACHB-615 genome contains:
- a CDS encoding glycosyltransferase family 4 protein, which encodes MKILVLSWEFPPRIVGGIARHVAELYPEIAKLGHEIHLITVEFGQAPMYEVVEGINVHRVPVGHSNDFFHWIVNLNQSMGHHGGKLILEEGPFDIIHAHDWLVGDAAIALKHTFKIPLIATIHATEHGRYNGIHNDIQRYIHGKENLLAFDAWRVIVCTDYMRREVERALSSPWDKIDVIYNGIRPEKKQHHQDFHAQDFRRQFAADGEKIVYYVGRMTYEKGVPVLLNAAPKVLAEMGGYVKFVIIGGGNTDHLKRQATDLGIWEKCYFTGFLSDEYLDKFQTIADCAVFPSFYEPFGIVALESFASRVPVVVSDTGGFPEVVQHTKTGIVTGVNDPDSLAWGILEVLKNPGYRQWLVDNAYEDLERRFSWSKLAQQTESVYQRVVQERSQVIW
- a CDS encoding cyanophycinase translates to MTKAFPDIAKFWKNLGTVLLRMGASLITRLTAYLKRHFIDNTVDVVPPLSHLPRLAGPVLNLGGGGPDVEKAIQWMIDQVRGDTSSSANKVDVVVLRAYGSEDYNHLIYGMRGVNSVKTLIISNRNDANREDIVTKVRKAGVVFFAGGDQCQYIRSWKNTKLENAVREVYARGGAIGGTSAGAMIHSEYIYDSCACEDSIETREILEDPYRNITFSYDFFQWGHLRGTIIDTHFDSRKRMGRIMAFIARQIQDGKANRVLGIAISEETSLVIDKYGLAKVMGRNAAYFVLGDHPPEICKPRTPLTYHDYKIWRVPSGDTFDLRNPPNRGYYFRSVKRGRFNSDPY